In one Niveibacterium umoris genomic region, the following are encoded:
- a CDS encoding cold-shock protein: MAAGTVKWFNDSKGFGFITPDGGGQDLFAHFSAIQGGGFKTLQENQRVTFDVTKGPKGDQASNIRPE; the protein is encoded by the coding sequence ATGGCTGCAGGTACTGTGAAGTGGTTCAACGATTCCAAGGGCTTCGGTTTCATCACCCCGGATGGCGGTGGTCAAGATCTGTTCGCGCACTTTTCCGCCATTCAAGGTGGTGGTTTCAAGACGCTGCAGGAAAACCAGCGCGTCACGTTTGACGTGACCAAGGGCCCGAAGGGCGATCAGGCTTCGAACATCCGCCCGGAGTAA
- the infA gene encoding translation initiation factor IF-1, whose amino-acid sequence MSKEEPIVMNGQVTEVLPDARFRVTLDNGHELVAYTAGKMRKHRIRILTGDKVTLEMSAYDLSKGRITFRVIEDRGPAPQRRRF is encoded by the coding sequence ATGTCCAAGGAAGAACCGATCGTCATGAACGGTCAAGTCACCGAAGTGCTGCCCGATGCACGCTTCCGTGTCACGCTCGATAACGGGCACGAATTGGTCGCCTACACCGCGGGCAAGATGCGCAAGCACCGCATCCGCATCCTCACTGGCGACAAGGTCACGCTTGAAATGTCGGCCTACGACCTGAGCAAGGGTCGCATTACCTTCCGCGTGATCGAAGATCGCGGTCCGGCGCCGCAACGCCGCCGCTTCTGA